In Leptospira harrisiae, a genomic segment contains:
- a CDS encoding DUF4349 domain-containing protein — translation MVFILFAFLLQCGRESNSESTASVEAEKRSMDMPMEKKLAASSSRIDDGVEQPSVENQLGQVFIPIQNSTERLLEYQVQLSYQTQDLIKTRKDILGFISKYGYIESSSAVNTDSPYMNLSIHIKSEKLYEALIELDTYGVLLSEDISTVDHTEGMVWQKIKSNREKIRLTRRTNANNQTSANSKNWQAIEEAVTDSENNLDTAEHEIWKIKDKVKWATLSINFTSPIPPDRIQVPLYRNAFVGILNVFLELTYYLVWMVPFLLLVIVCYFPIKKIYKQFKK, via the coding sequence ATGGTCTTCATTCTTTTTGCCTTCCTTCTGCAATGTGGCAGAGAATCAAACAGCGAATCTACCGCATCAGTCGAAGCGGAAAAACGTTCTATGGACATGCCTATGGAAAAAAAATTGGCTGCCAGTTCCTCTCGCATCGACGATGGCGTAGAACAACCGTCAGTTGAGAATCAACTCGGGCAAGTATTTATACCAATTCAAAATAGTACAGAGCGATTGCTCGAATACCAAGTCCAATTAAGTTACCAAACTCAGGACTTGATTAAAACGAGAAAAGATATCCTTGGTTTTATTTCAAAGTATGGTTATATTGAAAGTAGTTCCGCTGTGAATACGGATTCACCTTATATGAATTTAAGCATTCATATAAAATCTGAAAAATTATATGAAGCATTGATTGAATTGGATACGTATGGAGTGTTACTCAGCGAAGATATATCGACTGTGGATCACACAGAAGGAATGGTTTGGCAAAAGATAAAATCAAACCGTGAAAAAATTCGTTTAACAAGGCGAACCAATGCAAACAACCAAACATCGGCAAATTCTAAAAATTGGCAGGCGATTGAAGAAGCAGTTACCGATAGCGAAAATAATTTGGACACTGCAGAACACGAGATTTGGAAAATAAAAGATAAGGTGAAATGGGCCACGTTGAGTATCAATTTTACAAGTCCAATTCCTCCGGATAGAATTCAAGTTCCTTTATATCGAAATGCATTTGTAGGCATTCTTAATGTATTTTTAGAATTAACCTATTATTTGGTTTGGATGGTACCTTTTCTTTTATTGGTTATCGTTTGTTATTTCCCAATCAAGAAGATATACAAACAGTTTAAAAAATAA
- a CDS encoding bacteriohemerythrin: protein MVTKWDSKYETNISEIDSQHKKLFRLINNIETVYDENKEHLSAKSKILLDAVSELEDYTLSHFLIEERVMELNQYPELEAHKKQHDKFTDKILELKNRLTSGTLLSNDVELNQFFGDLLNFLRAWLTNHILKEDMDYKPYIKFNI from the coding sequence ATGGTTACAAAGTGGGATTCGAAATACGAAACAAATATCTCAGAGATTGATTCTCAACATAAAAAACTCTTTCGATTGATTAATAATATTGAAACAGTTTACGATGAAAACAAAGAACATCTGTCTGCAAAATCCAAAATACTTTTGGATGCAGTTTCTGAGTTAGAAGATTATACACTCAGTCATTTTTTAATTGAAGAACGTGTGATGGAGTTAAACCAATACCCAGAATTGGAAGCTCATAAAAAACAACACGATAAGTTCACCGATAAAATTTTAGAATTAAAGAATCGTCTGACTTCAGGGACTCTTCTTTCCAATGATGTGGAGCTAAACCAGTTCTTTGGAGACCTTCTGAATTTTTTGAGAGCTTGGCTGACAAATCATATTCTAAAAGAGGATATGGATTATAAACCGTATATAAAATTCAATATTTAG
- a CDS encoding c-type cytochrome, whose protein sequence is MNLSKINGVSFRMKFGILIGLFVSMTIISCGGEKTEETPTSNAGSKGIGPVTSVTIGALDQVMADRGKKQFEAKCSACHKFEEKVVGPALQDVTLRRTPEWIMNMILNPIEMTQKDPIGQELIGEHLTQMTFQNIKEEEAREILEYFRKMDLK, encoded by the coding sequence ATGAACCTTTCAAAAATAAACGGAGTATCTTTCCGAATGAAGTTCGGAATCTTAATCGGACTCTTCGTATCAATGACAATCATATCCTGTGGAGGAGAAAAAACTGAGGAAACACCAACATCTAACGCTGGTTCCAAGGGAATAGGACCGGTAACTTCTGTAACCATCGGTGCTTTAGACCAGGTTATGGCAGATCGTGGTAAAAAACAATTTGAAGCCAAGTGTTCCGCTTGTCACAAATTTGAAGAAAAGGTTGTAGGACCTGCTCTTCAGGATGTAACACTCCGCAGAACTCCAGAGTGGATTATGAATATGATTCTAAATCCAATTGAGATGACTCAAAAAGATCCCATTGGACAAGAGTTAATCGGTGAACACTTAACTCAGATGACATTTCAAAATATAAAGGAAGAAGAAGCGCGAGAGATCCTCGAGTACTTCCGTAAGATGGATT
- a CDS encoding response regulator — protein sequence MVKILLIEDEPGIQETIQITLESEGFIVSIASTGKQGIERISNEVSLVILDVGLPDQNGFEVLKEIRKKYVTPVIFLTARNTEIDKVLGLEIGADDYIVKPFSPRELLARIRAILRRSTQTQNQDDHKLRISLDKKLVYFNGINLNLSPYEYKTLELFFKWPGRIFTREEIMDIVWTEPEDSFDRAVDTVIKNIRARFKELEPNFDPIETRRGQGYGLKEKI from the coding sequence ATGGTAAAAATACTTCTTATAGAAGATGAACCTGGAATTCAAGAAACTATCCAAATTACATTGGAATCAGAAGGTTTTATTGTTTCTATAGCCTCCACTGGGAAACAAGGAATAGAAAGGATTTCAAACGAGGTTTCCCTGGTCATTCTCGACGTTGGTTTACCTGACCAAAATGGATTTGAAGTATTAAAGGAAATTCGAAAAAAATATGTAACTCCTGTTATATTTTTGACGGCACGAAATACCGAAATTGATAAAGTTTTGGGGCTCGAAATTGGCGCTGATGATTATATAGTCAAACCATTTAGCCCCAGGGAACTTTTGGCAAGGATTCGTGCTATTTTAAGAAGATCCACACAAACACAAAATCAAGATGATCACAAACTTAGAATTTCATTGGATAAGAAGTTGGTATATTTTAACGGAATCAATTTAAATCTTTCGCCTTACGAATACAAAACTTTGGAACTGTTTTTTAAGTGGCCTGGAAGAATTTTTACTAGAGAAGAAATTATGGACATTGTGTGGACAGAGCCGGAAGATAGTTTCGACCGCGCAGTGGATACTGTCATCAAGAACATCCGTGCAAGGTTCAAAGAATTGGAACCAAATTTTGACCCCATTGAAACAAGAAGGGGACAAGGTTATGGATTAAAGGAAAAAATATGA
- a CDS encoding OmpP1/FadL family transporter: MISSRIFITIFILILILEPSLPQKEIQAFHGIMQPAFGARQAGMGGAFQAVGGSVMDLESNPSHLARVKRTKWELGSAIHLPTIEYNDEYIDPDPNRSYRNATVEHPRAVLPYIGVIKPVTDNISIGFALYAQGGGGGQFKNIKRNTPDGRTLNETFGLNIPIIGESTKTVEDLNFKFMTMKSTFGAGYKKGNFAIGAGIDFVYGFMELKRTYQDETRSLTIPGGIRYQSDSAYTMGGKVGASYDLTENIRVAYSYTTRNLLPMDGTMKVDGYAPERSFGTRVSRYMIWPDKHVAGISYRTDKFIIDFDIKYIPWSESFNTSKFRLEDVWMRTPIGVETNTFQFNLNWKNQTILAVGFEYKWNERFMSRMGYSYGNNIIPASGVSPMLGASIEHHLALGGSISWNDTSFHIACEYGFPKKTYGGKTSDWTLSHAVFSNKEIHPFQFSYNKQMSIFSIYLGMEQNI, encoded by the coding sequence ATGATTTCGAGTCGCATTTTCATAACTATTTTCATTCTAATTCTAATCTTGGAGCCAAGCCTTCCGCAGAAGGAAATCCAAGCCTTTCACGGAATCATGCAACCTGCTTTTGGTGCCAGACAAGCGGGAATGGGAGGAGCCTTCCAAGCAGTCGGAGGATCTGTGATGGATTTAGAATCCAATCCTTCTCATTTAGCAAGAGTTAAAAGAACAAAATGGGAGTTAGGTTCTGCGATTCATCTTCCGACCATCGAATACAATGATGAATACATCGATCCAGACCCCAATCGTTCCTATCGAAATGCAACTGTGGAACATCCGAGGGCAGTTCTTCCCTATATCGGTGTCATAAAGCCAGTCACCGATAATATTAGCATTGGATTTGCTCTTTATGCTCAAGGCGGCGGCGGTGGCCAATTTAAAAACATCAAACGTAATACTCCCGATGGAAGAACTCTGAATGAAACTTTTGGATTGAACATTCCCATCATTGGAGAAAGTACAAAAACTGTAGAAGATTTGAATTTTAAGTTTATGACCATGAAATCCACGTTTGGTGCCGGTTACAAAAAAGGTAACTTCGCCATTGGAGCAGGGATAGATTTTGTTTATGGGTTTATGGAATTAAAAAGAACCTACCAAGACGAAACAAGAAGCCTTACAATTCCTGGTGGAATTCGTTACCAAAGTGATTCCGCTTATACGATGGGAGGAAAAGTAGGAGCTTCTTATGATTTAACAGAAAACATACGGGTAGCCTACTCTTATACAACCAGAAACCTTTTACCAATGGATGGAACCATGAAAGTAGATGGTTATGCTCCGGAAAGATCATTTGGGACGAGAGTATCTCGCTATATGATTTGGCCCGACAAACATGTAGCGGGAATCTCTTACCGCACAGATAAGTTTATCATTGATTTTGACATTAAATACATTCCTTGGTCCGAAAGTTTTAATACCAGTAAGTTTCGTTTAGAAGATGTTTGGATGAGAACACCTATCGGTGTAGAAACAAATACCTTCCAGTTTAATTTAAATTGGAAAAACCAAACTATATTGGCAGTTGGATTTGAATACAAATGGAATGAACGTTTTATGAGCCGAATGGGTTATAGTTATGGTAACAATATAATTCCTGCTAGTGGAGTGAGTCCGATGTTAGGAGCCAGTATCGAACACCATCTTGCATTGGGAGGAAGTATTTCTTGGAATGATACTTCGTTTCATATTGCATGTGAGTATGGATTTCCTAAAAAAACCTATGGTGGAAAAACTTCCGACTGGACTTTATCTCATGCCGTTTTTTCTAATAAAGAAATTCATCCATTCCAGTTTTCATATAATAAACAAATGAGTATTTTTAGTATTTATCTGGGAATGGAACAAAATATATAA
- a CDS encoding fasciclin domain-containing protein, whose translation MNKKIFQFTMITIVTCLSLAGASCGKSDDSDAGKGISAVADDKSQQDVLKIAVGSKEHTTLVAAVQAAGLVDSLANQGPFTVFAPTNDAFAKLPAGTVDDLLKPSQKDALKNILEYHVVVGNLTESLLKSEYTGKDDELGMANGGHTKVSVKNGKVMINGATVVASIPAANGIIHVIDSVLLPPAKK comes from the coding sequence ATGAACAAAAAAATTTTTCAATTCACAATGATCACGATAGTCACCTGTCTCTCATTAGCCGGTGCATCTTGCGGAAAATCTGATGATTCCGATGCGGGCAAAGGGATTTCTGCAGTCGCAGATGACAAATCACAACAAGATGTTCTAAAAATTGCTGTAGGTTCCAAAGAGCATACAACACTAGTCGCTGCTGTTCAAGCTGCCGGCCTCGTGGATTCCCTTGCTAACCAAGGACCGTTCACTGTGTTCGCACCAACAAACGATGCTTTTGCAAAGTTACCAGCAGGAACCGTGGATGATCTTCTAAAACCAAGCCAAAAAGATGCTTTGAAGAACATATTAGAGTACCATGTCGTAGTCGGTAACCTAACAGAATCCCTATTGAAATCTGAGTACACTGGTAAGGATGATGAACTCGGTATGGCGAATGGAGGTCACACAAAAGTTTCCGTAAAAAATGGAAAGGTAATGATCAATGGAGCAACCGTTGTTGCATCCATTCCAGCAGCAAACGGAATCATTCATGTGATAGACTCGGTGTTATTACCGCCTGCAAAGAAATGA
- a CDS encoding gamma-glutamyltransferase family protein, with protein MFHFFKILISFIAFVFFFQCLGSRRPIVPSYVDPQGSLRETAVGKKYMVSTGNPLATKAAIKVLDEGGNAVDAAVAALLVLNVTNGEAASFPSVAPTLVYDQKTGQVKSYIGAGTAPKKANIEWFKENGYDVMPKNSILAQLLPASPDVIVRLLQDHGTKSFSELVKPAIAVAEEGFPANRILVKNLDLPLYKRLGFTLIMPYNSEVYLEKKWWYGIREGELTKRLDLAKTWKSMANEEVISLKKGKTRKQALESVRDYFYKGPVADSIVKLHTEKGGLFTKEDLANYSGGWEKPISGEYGEYQILSNQTWTQGPVVPMVLQLLDGVDLKSMGHNSPEYIHTVSQAIELVVADRERYFGDPKFVDVPVEGLLSKKYAMLRRKLLQKEAFGATPPSGNPWLFSSKKPISIQTPPNEVKDVSVGEIKYGKDTTYLSIVDVSGNAVSLTPSDFPQSPMVPGTGLTLGIRMTQFRLDPNHPSSLVPGKRPRITPNPGMVLKNGKLWMSFGTPGGDVQSQAMIQFFLNVIVFGMDPQKAVEAPRFRSVNWPDSFSPHTYRPGGIELEESLYNLVSDSLKEKGYKVYKKGHLDNDLGSVCAVLNDTKNHKLIGVADPREESWAEGK; from the coding sequence ATGTTTCATTTTTTTAAAATTTTAATCTCATTTATTGCCTTTGTTTTTTTCTTTCAATGTTTAGGAAGTCGTAGACCCATTGTTCCTTCCTATGTAGACCCACAAGGAAGTTTAAGGGAAACGGCCGTTGGAAAAAAATATATGGTTTCTACCGGAAACCCACTCGCAACCAAAGCAGCTATCAAAGTTTTAGATGAAGGTGGGAATGCCGTTGATGCAGCAGTAGCCGCATTGTTAGTGTTAAACGTAACAAATGGTGAAGCAGCTAGTTTTCCATCTGTTGCACCTACTTTGGTTTATGACCAAAAAACAGGACAGGTCAAAAGTTATATTGGTGCAGGTACAGCTCCTAAAAAAGCAAATATAGAATGGTTTAAAGAAAACGGTTATGATGTGATGCCGAAAAATTCTATTTTGGCTCAGTTGTTACCTGCATCGCCAGATGTCATTGTAAGACTGTTACAAGATCATGGAACAAAATCTTTTTCTGAGTTAGTAAAACCGGCTATTGCAGTTGCAGAAGAAGGATTTCCTGCCAATCGAATTCTGGTGAAAAATTTAGATTTACCTCTCTACAAACGATTGGGTTTTACACTGATTATGCCTTATAATTCAGAAGTATATCTGGAAAAAAAATGGTGGTATGGAATAAGAGAAGGCGAACTTACAAAACGTTTGGATCTTGCAAAAACTTGGAAGTCTATGGCAAATGAAGAAGTTATATCTCTCAAAAAAGGAAAAACCAGAAAACAAGCGTTAGAATCTGTAAGAGATTATTTTTATAAAGGTCCAGTTGCCGATTCAATCGTTAAATTACATACTGAAAAAGGTGGACTCTTTACAAAAGAAGATTTGGCAAATTATTCTGGTGGCTGGGAAAAACCAATTTCTGGTGAGTATGGGGAATACCAAATTCTTTCTAACCAAACTTGGACGCAAGGTCCCGTGGTTCCAATGGTATTACAATTGTTAGATGGTGTGGATTTAAAATCAATGGGTCACAACTCACCGGAGTACATTCACACAGTTTCACAAGCAATCGAACTGGTAGTAGCAGATAGAGAAAGGTATTTTGGAGATCCAAAATTTGTGGATGTTCCTGTTGAAGGATTACTTTCCAAAAAATATGCGATGCTTCGACGTAAACTGTTACAGAAAGAAGCATTTGGGGCCACTCCTCCTAGCGGGAATCCTTGGTTGTTCTCATCTAAAAAACCTATCTCTATACAAACACCACCTAACGAAGTAAAGGATGTCTCTGTAGGTGAAATTAAATATGGAAAAGACACAACGTATTTAAGTATCGTTGATGTATCAGGAAATGCAGTTTCTCTGACTCCAAGTGACTTCCCTCAGTCACCAATGGTTCCCGGTACTGGGCTTACCTTAGGCATTCGAATGACTCAATTTCGGCTAGATCCAAATCACCCGTCTTCATTGGTTCCTGGCAAACGTCCAAGAATCACTCCCAATCCAGGTATGGTTCTGAAAAATGGAAAGTTATGGATGAGTTTTGGTACTCCTGGTGGAGATGTACAAAGCCAAGCTATGATTCAGTTTTTTTTGAATGTCATCGTCTTTGGCATGGATCCACAAAAGGCAGTAGAAGCACCTAGATTTCGTTCGGTGAACTGGCCGGATAGTTTTTCGCCTCACACGTATCGTCCGGGTGGAATTGAACTAGAAGAATCTTTATACAATTTAGTATCAGATTCATTAAAAGAAAAAGGATATAAAGTATATAAAAAAGGCCATTTGGATAATGATTTAGGTTCCGTATGTGCAGTGTTAAACGACACTAAAAATCATAAACTCATTGGCGTTGCTGATCCAAGGGAAGAGTCTTGGGCAGAAGGAAAATAA
- a CDS encoding methyl-accepting chemotaxis protein: MQRNSIKFILLLSGASILFIISCSVGAVAYYFGQQKIKEAYLGQMHGIVGVVGQEIDDFFVNHVNVIKTVANDRRTIDSIKTGKPIAQTYFKELNDRYAVYENIYTHTYDNDPRVVADATGQAIGWKMKPEDMDPEELKAGKEKRYFIGKPILNPLTNNPVVTITYPVYDNGKLIGNAGIALSLMNLTDKVINKIKIGRDGYVVVSTKAGLLIALKEKAQILKYDLSKDESGSRMLSLKTGEVLEFKYLERDHLAVSHQLNDWGMIILAIQPQEEIKEALLELLVLIVISSIVIALISIWLLYILLSKRLNPLEEVSNIFREMSEGDLTSSIKVVYDDEIGRMGQGLNTFISSLRKSFEEIQRITMELASASEQLTSSSNNFATGAQSTAASSEEMSATIEEMSAGMDYIAASTERQFGNFANFHSKIRELSESIRKIGSEIESTLKLAESISNQAKKGEESIQGMSQMIENILHSSGEMTAIIQIINEISDQTQLLALNAAIEAARAGEAGRGFAVVADEISKLSEKTASSIKSIGTMITKNNRELDSGANAIRSSAAMLHSIIQNVETVSIAMNKLYSVTSAQESIKREVDEGADQMGQDAESIKLSTNEQKRAVREISEVIIQINEHTLSTASGSEEMSSSAQNLASTAEILKGITDRFKL; the protein is encoded by the coding sequence ATGCAGCGTAATTCTATAAAATTCATATTACTACTGAGTGGTGCTTCCATTCTTTTTATCATCAGTTGTTCTGTTGGAGCTGTAGCATATTACTTTGGACAACAAAAGATAAAAGAAGCTTATCTTGGTCAAATGCATGGAATAGTAGGTGTTGTTGGCCAGGAAATCGACGATTTTTTTGTTAACCATGTCAATGTCATTAAAACCGTAGCAAATGACAGAAGAACTATTGATTCCATTAAAACAGGAAAACCAATCGCACAAACATATTTTAAAGAATTGAATGATCGTTATGCGGTATATGAAAATATATACACTCATACTTATGATAATGATCCTCGAGTTGTTGCCGATGCTACTGGGCAAGCCATCGGATGGAAAATGAAACCAGAAGATATGGATCCTGAAGAACTAAAGGCTGGAAAAGAAAAAAGATATTTTATCGGGAAACCAATTTTAAATCCTCTCACTAACAATCCTGTAGTTACGATTACATACCCAGTTTATGATAATGGCAAATTGATTGGAAATGCAGGCATAGCTCTTTCACTTATGAACTTAACGGACAAAGTGATTAATAAAATTAAAATTGGTCGTGATGGTTATGTTGTAGTTTCTACAAAAGCTGGATTACTGATCGCTTTAAAAGAAAAAGCTCAAATTTTAAAATATGATTTATCTAAAGATGAATCGGGTTCGCGCATGTTATCTCTAAAAACCGGAGAAGTCCTTGAGTTTAAATATTTAGAACGAGACCATCTAGCCGTGAGCCATCAGCTCAATGATTGGGGAATGATCATTCTTGCAATCCAACCACAAGAAGAAATCAAGGAAGCCCTTTTAGAATTACTTGTTCTTATTGTAATTTCTTCTATCGTCATTGCTTTAATTTCTATTTGGTTATTGTATATATTACTTAGTAAACGGTTAAATCCATTGGAAGAGGTTAGTAACATTTTCAGAGAAATGTCCGAAGGAGATTTAACTTCTTCCATCAAAGTAGTCTATGATGACGAAATTGGAAGAATGGGCCAAGGCCTTAATACTTTTATATCTAGCTTAAGAAAATCTTTCGAAGAAATTCAAAGAATAACAATGGAACTTGCTTCGGCATCAGAACAGCTTACCTCTTCTTCAAATAATTTTGCAACTGGGGCACAGTCTACAGCTGCCTCCTCAGAGGAAATGTCAGCCACCATTGAAGAAATGTCAGCGGGAATGGATTATATTGCTGCTTCTACTGAAAGACAGTTTGGAAACTTCGCCAACTTCCATTCAAAAATTCGCGAACTATCAGAAAGCATCCGCAAAATTGGTTCTGAAATTGAAAGCACATTGAAATTAGCAGAATCCATTTCGAACCAAGCTAAAAAAGGTGAAGAATCCATCCAAGGAATGAGCCAAATGATTGAGAACATCCTTCATTCTTCGGGAGAGATGACGGCGATCATTCAAATCATCAATGAAATTTCTGACCAAACACAACTTTTGGCATTGAACGCTGCGATTGAAGCAGCAAGGGCAGGTGAAGCTGGAAGAGGGTTTGCCGTAGTTGCTGATGAGATTTCCAAACTCTCAGAAAAAACAGCTTCATCTATTAAATCGATCGGAACAATGATTACAAAAAACAATCGGGAGTTGGACTCAGGTGCCAATGCCATTCGTTCTTCAGCTGCAATGCTACACAGTATCATTCAAAATGTGGAAACAGTGAGTATAGCAATGAACAAATTGTATTCTGTTACTTCAGCACAAGAATCCATTAAACGAGAAGTAGACGAAGGTGCTGATCAAATGGGACAAGATGCTGAATCAATCAAACTTTCTACTAACGAACAGAAAAGAGCAGTTCGAGAAATTTCCGAAGTCATTATCCAAATCAACGAACACACGTTAAGTACTGCTTCGGGATCAGAAGAAATGTCTTCATCTGCACAAAATTTAGCATCCACCGCTGAGATTTTAAAAGGGATTACGGACCGATTTAAGTTATAA
- a CDS encoding U32 family peptidase C-terminal domain-containing protein, with translation MSQIRNIPELLLPAGNLEKLEIAYLYGADAAYCGVPRFSLRARENEFTMEALEKGVSIARQLGKKIYFTVNNIPRNSKLPSYPKYLDQMAALKPDALIMADPGLILLTKEAHPEIDIHISVQTNTMNYAAVRFWKQFGATRVILSREVSISEIAEIKNHVPDMEIEVFVHGSICIAHSGRCFMSNYFKKRDANQGSCNNACRDLYKVYVTNPKQNDEPMELITDEEGTFLMNSKDLRAIEFLQELCDAGVDSLKVEGRTKNDYYVGMVARSYRHTLDNIARGKGFDRKWLEELDKVSSRKYFSGFLTRGMEDRVPEEEQNFQNNEFGTSLQMNQKYAGFVKEYKPDTKRIVIEVKNKIQKGDLMEVITAIDSNPATFTVDQIFYKQNPVEVISGGMGTVELEVPFAIPSRSFLSKKV, from the coding sequence ATGTCCCAGATTCGAAACATTCCAGAATTGTTACTCCCTGCAGGAAATTTAGAAAAATTAGAAATTGCTTATCTTTATGGTGCGGATGCAGCTTACTGTGGAGTGCCTCGGTTTTCATTACGAGCGAGGGAAAATGAATTTACGATGGAGGCTTTGGAAAAGGGAGTTTCGATAGCAAGACAACTTGGTAAAAAAATTTATTTTACTGTAAACAACATTCCAAGAAATTCCAAACTTCCTTCATATCCAAAGTATTTGGATCAAATGGCTGCATTAAAACCAGATGCTTTGATTATGGCAGATCCTGGGTTGATCCTTTTGACAAAGGAAGCTCATCCTGAAATTGACATCCATATTTCTGTTCAAACCAATACAATGAATTATGCTGCAGTTCGATTTTGGAAACAGTTTGGTGCGACTCGAGTGATTCTTTCCCGTGAAGTATCTATTTCTGAAATTGCAGAAATTAAAAATCACGTTCCTGATATGGAAATCGAAGTGTTTGTTCATGGATCGATTTGTATTGCACATAGTGGTCGTTGTTTTATGAGTAATTATTTTAAAAAACGGGATGCCAATCAAGGTTCTTGTAATAATGCATGTCGTGACTTGTATAAAGTGTATGTCACAAATCCCAAACAGAATGATGAGCCAATGGAACTCATTACAGATGAAGAAGGAACTTTTTTGATGAATTCGAAAGACTTACGTGCCATCGAATTTTTACAAGAGTTATGTGATGCTGGTGTTGATTCTTTGAAAGTAGAGGGCCGAACTAAAAATGATTATTATGTGGGAATGGTCGCACGTAGTTATCGACATACATTAGATAACATTGCACGTGGCAAAGGGTTTGATCGGAAGTGGTTAGAAGAATTGGATAAAGTTTCTTCCAGAAAATATTTTTCTGGTTTTTTAACTCGTGGGATGGAAGACAGAGTTCCCGAAGAAGAACAAAATTTTCAAAACAATGAATTTGGAACTAGTTTGCAAATGAACCAAAAGTATGCAGGTTTTGTAAAAGAGTATAAACCAGATACAAAACGAATTGTCATTGAAGTTAAAAATAAAATCCAAAAAGGCGATTTGATGGAAGTCATCACAGCCATTGATTCTAATCCCGCAACCTTTACAGTAGATCAAATTTTTTATAAACAAAATCCAGTCGAAGTGATCAGTGGTGGGATGGGAACTGTGGAGTTGGAAGTTCCTTTTGCCATTCCTTCCCGATCATTTTTAAGTAAAAAGGTGTAG